Proteins encoded together in one Leptospira congkakensis window:
- a CDS encoding restriction endonuclease has protein sequence MKILTEDLIKKELANSKPPFAYKDIKDYPINDLDHRVFEIFIYTLFESVIKYPDKNKLSHIKSNFDKVHLCRGIKDGGRDIILSSVGKNNGVVQCKRYNSPIDKSLAAKEIIKFCLNSLFNKEFIEEKKFDYYLVTAS, from the coding sequence ATGAAAATTTTAACAGAAGATCTAATAAAAAAAGAGCTAGCAAATAGCAAGCCACCGTTTGCCTATAAAGATATAAAGGATTATCCGATTAATGACCTAGATCATCGAGTTTTTGAAATCTTCATATATACTCTTTTTGAAAGTGTAATAAAATATCCAGATAAAAATAAGCTGAGTCATATCAAAAGTAATTTTGATAAAGTCCACTTATGCAGAGGTATTAAAGATGGCGGAAGAGATATCATTCTTTCAAGTGTTGGAAAAAACAATGGTGTTGTTCAATGCAAGAGATACAATTCACCTATTGATAAATCACTTGCTGCAAAAGAAATTATTAAATTCTGTTTAAACTCCTTATTCAATAAAGAATTTATTGAAGAAAAAAAATTTGATTATTATCTTGTGACTGCTAGTTAA
- a CDS encoding NACHT domain-containing protein produces MLNQYIIFYEEIIIPLFFQVKVLVVQNEREIKEKIDRTSLILLYLEHLELELGSIYFDGLPSDNEMHTKVNIENLYVQLRFIFWKKDQKYPEFKAERKALLESHNKKTYIDMDMDMDFYPLPFFNNLHDEEILNLSYNSVILGMPGSGKSMFLKNIAINHAKNFRESIHNSNNNTLFLPLLIRCRDFDFLNLENFTKLLYSTFTRSEKLLGYEKEFKSLIDDYISEGKLLILVDGLDEISEPGIRTRFINKLRQFMDAYPKIKFLITSRETGYRIIASSLVNHCYHFEIADFDDFHIESLVSKWYSIIYGTSAERANEAIALAKSISDYDRITKIAKNPLLLTTLLLVKRWVGQLPTKRSTLYDKAIEVLLMTWNIESYQILDKDQVLPQLSYLAYYMMESGEARIALNKLRKILQESRDAFPEIEYTISVNDFVEKIEMRSSLLVMAGFDYSNGLSEAIYEFRHLTFQEFLAAYAIKEGFLPQNLSLEKENIIEKFLFQESWKETILLYNVLSGRESKKVINLILENISYNLNNEEKIQPLLDLLFNSLIDEILISKDLVEDCIDYLFKYYNLSIGTKISKLLLINKYKDIFDTCFLKHLQSDNDYSRLLISIFSENFNDLCINKIFLFEWITFILNALKTNDEKINKTFSLAMYDIFYALSMSKFSENLKEKIIGEFFTQSLELIKNNIINDRQLNQSLKTLKFLTRLMIEAELKMEYDEILKIIYAKLEHIRDSKNELFMLYIRTIAILPFSNNFRIEKPIQELLIFSKENLNSDDNYVSRFSKLYLFLRNEMNSTVIISNKMYHFPEEAIFEKIYENISIDNTR; encoded by the coding sequence ATGTTAAACCAATATATTATATTTTATGAAGAAATTATCATTCCGCTTTTCTTTCAGGTTAAAGTGTTAGTGGTTCAAAACGAGAGAGAGATTAAAGAGAAAATCGATAGAACGTCATTAATTTTACTCTACTTAGAACATTTAGAGTTAGAATTAGGAAGCATATATTTCGATGGATTGCCTTCAGACAATGAGATGCATACCAAAGTAAACATTGAAAATTTGTATGTTCAACTCAGATTTATTTTTTGGAAAAAAGACCAAAAATATCCAGAATTCAAAGCAGAAAGAAAAGCTCTATTAGAGTCCCATAACAAAAAGACATATATAGATATGGATATGGATATGGATTTCTATCCACTTCCATTTTTCAACAACTTGCATGATGAGGAAATTCTTAACTTATCTTATAATTCTGTAATCTTGGGTATGCCGGGAAGCGGAAAGTCTATGTTTTTGAAAAATATAGCAATAAATCACGCAAAAAACTTCAGAGAATCTATACATAATTCGAATAATAACACTTTATTTCTACCACTTCTGATTAGATGTAGAGATTTTGATTTTCTAAACTTAGAAAATTTCACTAAATTACTATATTCCACTTTTACTCGTTCAGAAAAATTACTTGGCTATGAAAAGGAATTCAAATCACTGATTGATGATTATATTTCAGAAGGCAAGCTTTTGATTCTTGTAGATGGCCTAGATGAAATTTCTGAACCAGGCATTAGAACTAGATTTATAAATAAGCTCAGACAATTTATGGATGCTTATCCTAAAATAAAGTTCTTGATTACATCACGAGAAACAGGCTACAGAATTATAGCCTCTTCATTAGTAAATCATTGTTACCATTTTGAAATAGCAGATTTTGATGATTTTCATATAGAATCACTAGTATCTAAATGGTATAGCATTATCTATGGAACCTCTGCCGAAAGAGCTAACGAAGCAATTGCACTTGCAAAGTCTATTAGTGATTATGATCGAATAACAAAAATTGCTAAAAATCCTTTATTACTAACAACCTTGCTTTTAGTTAAAAGATGGGTTGGTCAACTTCCGACCAAAAGATCAACCCTCTATGACAAAGCAATTGAAGTTCTACTAATGACTTGGAACATAGAATCATACCAAATATTAGATAAAGATCAAGTTCTCCCTCAATTAAGTTATTTAGCATATTATATGATGGAAAGTGGAGAGGCTAGAATTGCATTAAATAAATTAAGAAAAATTTTACAAGAGTCTAGAGATGCTTTTCCAGAAATTGAATACACTATTTCCGTAAACGACTTCGTAGAAAAAATTGAAATGAGGTCAAGTCTATTGGTAATGGCCGGATTCGATTACTCTAACGGGCTCAGTGAAGCAATTTATGAATTTAGACATTTAACATTTCAGGAATTTCTGGCTGCATATGCGATCAAAGAAGGATTTTTACCACAAAATTTAAGTTTAGAGAAAGAAAATATTATTGAAAAATTTTTATTTCAAGAATCATGGAAAGAAACAATCCTATTGTATAACGTTCTATCAGGCAGAGAAAGCAAAAAAGTAATAAATTTAATTTTAGAGAATATTAGTTATAACTTAAACAACGAAGAAAAAATTCAACCTCTCCTGGATTTGCTATTTAATTCCTTAATCGATGAAATACTTATAAGCAAAGATTTAGTTGAAGACTGTATTGATTATTTATTTAAATACTACAATTTATCAATTGGAACCAAAATCTCCAAGCTACTCTTAATAAACAAATACAAGGATATCTTTGATACTTGTTTTTTGAAGCACCTGCAGAGTGATAACGATTATTCACGCCTTCTGATTTCAATTTTTTCCGAAAATTTCAATGATCTATGCATCAATAAAATATTTCTATTCGAATGGATTACCTTTATTCTAAATGCGCTAAAAACTAATGACGAAAAAATAAACAAAACTTTTTCATTAGCGATGTATGATATCTTTTATGCTTTGTCTATGAGTAAATTCAGCGAAAACCTGAAAGAAAAAATAATTGGTGAGTTTTTTACTCAATCTCTGGAGTTAATTAAAAATAATATCATTAATGACAGACAACTTAATCAATCGCTAAAAACACTAAAATTTTTGACGAGACTCATGATTGAAGCAGAGCTCAAGATGGAATATGACGAGATCTTGAAAATTATTTATGCAAAATTAGAACACATAAGAGACTCAAAGAATGAATTATTCATGCTTTATATTAGAACAATTGCAATTCTTCCATTTTCAAATAATTTTAGGATTGAAAAACCTATACAAGAATTGCTCATATTTTCAAAGGAAAACTTAAATTCCGACGATAATTATGTTTCTAGATTTAGTAAGTTATATTTATTTCTCAGAAATGAGATGAATTCAACAGTGATTATTTCTAATAAAATGTATCACTTTCCAGAAGAAGCAATATTTGAAAAAATTTATGAAAATATTAGTATCGATAACACCCGCTAA
- a CDS encoding SRPBCC family protein: MTTNKNEVKLERRGETEVVFTRYFDAPRELVFDCHTKPELMKKWLIGPEGMVLDTCEQDLKVGGKYLYLYADQNGNKSGVYGTFREVVVPETLANTENYIMDMATFDPKAPEDPNATFESRTFITEGKRTLMRHLCRYASAEMCKMMVESGAADGMAECYMELDKLLAEI, encoded by the coding sequence ATGACAACAAACAAAAATGAAGTTAAGTTAGAACGTCGAGGTGAAACAGAAGTTGTATTTACAAGATACTTCGACGCACCAAGAGAATTGGTTTTTGACTGTCATACCAAACCTGAGTTAATGAAAAAGTGGCTAATTGGTCCAGAAGGTATGGTTCTTGATACTTGCGAACAAGATTTGAAAGTCGGTGGTAAATACTTGTATCTCTATGCGGATCAAAATGGAAATAAATCTGGTGTATACGGAACTTTTCGAGAAGTGGTTGTTCCTGAAACTTTAGCCAATACCGAAAATTATATTATGGATATGGCAACCTTCGACCCTAAGGCTCCCGAAGATCCAAATGCCACATTCGAATCACGTACCTTTATTACGGAAGGCAAACGAACACTGATGAGACACCTCTGTCGATATGCTTCAGCGGAAATGTGTAAGATGATGGTGGAATCGGGTGCCGCAGATGGAATGGCGGAATGTTATATGGAGTTGGATAAATTGTTGGCTGAGATTTGA
- a CDS encoding ArsR/SmtB family transcription factor: MQTLDATFSALADPTRRAILMRLAKGDLTVMELAKPFRMSQPAISKHLKVLEEAGLVSTTIRAQERPRRLETAPLKTAIDWIEKYRQMWEKRYQVLDGLLLELQTIQTKGEKKNDNKQK, encoded by the coding sequence ATGCAAACACTTGACGCTACTTTTTCTGCCCTTGCTGACCCCACTCGTAGGGCCATCCTTATGCGCCTTGCGAAAGGTGATTTAACCGTTATGGAACTTGCCAAACCGTTTCGTATGAGCCAACCTGCTATTTCCAAACACCTCAAAGTTTTGGAAGAGGCTGGACTTGTTTCTACTACCATCCGAGCCCAAGAGAGGCCACGTAGACTGGAAACAGCACCACTTAAAACGGCAATCGACTGGATCGAAAAATATCGGCAAATGTGGGAAAAACGATATCAAGTGTTAGATGGACTACTTTTAGAATTACAAACAATACAAACCAAGGGAGAGAAAAAAAATGACAACAAACAAAAATGA
- a CDS encoding DUF4180 domain-containing protein, translated as MNIRKINKNNIEIAVVDSNETLITDGSSALDLFATIQYDSGCDRFILKLSHFAEDFFDLKTGLAGIVLQKIINYRMKLAIIGDFSIYSSKSLNDFIYEMNSGKDVFFLNSEEEGILRLSKV; from the coding sequence ATGAACATTCGTAAAATTAACAAAAACAATATTGAAATCGCAGTAGTCGACTCAAACGAAACTTTGATCACGGACGGATCCTCTGCCCTGGATTTGTTTGCCACAATTCAATACGATTCTGGATGTGATCGCTTCATATTGAAACTATCTCATTTTGCGGAAGACTTCTTTGATTTAAAAACAGGACTAGCAGGAATCGTGTTACAAAAGATAATCAACTACCGAATGAAACTAGCAATCATCGGCGATTTTTCTATTTATTCTAGCAAAAGCCTAAATGATTTTATTTACGAAATGAACTCAGGAAAAGATGTTTTTTTTCTAAATTCAGAAGAAGAAGGAATTCTTCGTCTGAGTAAAGTTTAA
- a CDS encoding GAF domain-containing protein: MLSELAPNHYFSGISMTRDLADDLHSFHSVEPTEEVWDHTVGTIARIPEIIATWILEYLPESQNFRLLALHSRVPFQIPKTVSKYSLPCHHVVDSNMIFEMSLIGEDTYFHSLSEIIPDKSSAMYLGYPIRSDIGTVIGVIGMIVEDKFKHKFKNLKLIDVIADKLSQELIRYKNENLIAQTLNTASFVKHSLAELFRLLSTKSTDLTVTCRNYLQTGTKLFGLPLGLIASKVGENWEYSLVEGNVHGIFEGQRFSKEESKFSHQSLSGSAFMINEISATSTDRVRDHLLDLGVSCLMEFPLKVHNQTIGVLGFYGFKDQKIESIELFQRVFELLGIGLANTIEKHNIDLLSKIVFLEKESSAS, from the coding sequence ATGCTTTCTGAATTGGCTCCCAACCATTATTTTTCCGGAATTTCTATGACTCGGGATTTAGCCGATGATTTACATTCATTTCATTCTGTGGAACCTACAGAAGAGGTTTGGGATCATACAGTAGGAACCATAGCAAGGATTCCCGAGATCATCGCGACTTGGATTTTGGAATACCTTCCCGAATCACAAAACTTTCGTTTGCTTGCACTTCATAGTCGTGTTCCATTTCAAATTCCGAAAACAGTTTCTAAATATTCGCTCCCTTGCCACCATGTAGTTGATTCCAATATGATTTTTGAAATGAGTTTGATTGGTGAGGATACTTATTTTCATTCTCTCAGTGAAATCATTCCGGACAAATCGTCCGCAATGTATTTAGGATATCCGATTCGATCTGATATAGGGACTGTCATCGGAGTTATTGGAATGATAGTGGAAGATAAGTTTAAACATAAATTCAAAAACTTAAAACTCATCGATGTGATTGCAGACAAACTTAGCCAAGAATTGATTCGATACAAAAATGAAAATTTAATTGCACAAACTTTAAATACTGCATCGTTTGTGAAACATTCTTTAGCCGAGTTATTTCGACTTCTTTCTACAAAGTCGACTGATCTCACTGTAACTTGCCGAAATTATTTACAAACAGGAACTAAACTTTTTGGTTTACCTTTAGGACTGATTGCCTCCAAAGTTGGTGAAAATTGGGAGTACAGTCTTGTCGAAGGGAATGTACATGGGATTTTTGAGGGACAAAGATTTTCTAAGGAAGAATCGAAATTCTCACACCAGAGTTTATCTGGTTCTGCTTTTATGATAAACGAAATTTCTGCGACTTCAACTGATCGTGTGAGAGATCATTTACTAGATCTGGGAGTATCTTGCCTGATGGAATTTCCTCTTAAAGTTCATAACCAAACCATTGGTGTTTTAGGTTTTTATGGATTTAAAGATCAAAAAATAGAATCTATCGAATTGTTCCAAAGGGTCTTTGAACTTTTGGGGATTGGCCTTGCCAACACGATCGAAAAACATAATATTGATTTGTTGTCAAAAATTGTTTTTTTGGAAAAGGAATCTTCAGCTTCTTAG
- a CDS encoding aldo/keto reductase, whose amino-acid sequence MKVPQIEFPKHKFSISRLVYGIWRLHEDKEGVSPERIIQKIETCLSLGIDTFDHADIYGNFENEELFGRALAKLPSLKSKIKIITKCGIQVPGSKFSTKHYNTSKEHIRYSVERSLRKLQVDHLDVVLIHRPDPLMDPYKLAEIFEVLTREGKVNHFGVSNFKPSQFHMLQSGYQKPLFTNQVEFHPFHTEPLFDGTFDQALEYKIHPMIWSPTGGGRIFSPKSEREVALVSKLKEIAKVYGSQIDQVLYSWFLNHPAGLVPILGTNDPGRIQSAAECFSYPLTRAEWFSILEAARGKEVA is encoded by the coding sequence ATGAAAGTTCCACAAATTGAATTTCCGAAACATAAATTTTCAATCTCAAGACTGGTTTATGGGATTTGGAGATTACATGAAGATAAAGAAGGAGTCTCTCCTGAAAGAATCATTCAAAAAATAGAAACTTGTCTTAGTCTTGGGATTGATACTTTTGATCATGCGGACATATATGGAAACTTTGAAAATGAAGAACTTTTTGGTCGTGCTTTGGCCAAGTTACCTTCCTTAAAATCAAAAATCAAAATCATCACGAAGTGTGGGATCCAAGTTCCAGGATCTAAGTTCTCCACAAAACATTACAATACGTCCAAAGAACATATTCGTTATTCCGTGGAACGTTCGTTACGTAAATTACAGGTGGATCATTTAGATGTGGTTCTCATCCATAGGCCAGATCCTTTAATGGATCCTTATAAACTAGCAGAAATATTTGAAGTTCTAACTCGTGAAGGAAAAGTAAATCATTTTGGAGTTTCTAATTTTAAACCTTCACAGTTTCATATGTTACAATCAGGCTATCAGAAACCGCTTTTTACAAATCAAGTGGAGTTTCATCCGTTTCACACAGAACCCTTGTTTGATGGGACTTTTGACCAGGCATTAGAATACAAAATCCATCCTATGATTTGGTCACCTACGGGGGGAGGGAGGATTTTTTCACCTAAGTCGGAAAGAGAAGTGGCCTTGGTTTCCAAACTAAAAGAAATTGCTAAGGTTTACGGCTCCCAGATTGACCAAGTTCTTTACTCTTGGTTTTTAAACCATCCGGCAGGACTGGTTCCCATTTTGGGAACCAATGATCCAGGGCGTATCCAGTCGGCGGCTGAATGTTTTTCCTATCCCCTCACTCGAGCGGAGTGGTTTTCGATTCTAGAAGCAGCCCGAGGGAAGGAAGTGGCTTAA
- a CDS encoding LLM class flavin-dependent oxidoreductase, translated as MNPIPKAPAIRSENPAVEVSWFCDLCNGDYEYLGVPDGSLRSSFEHCSDIIRLADELGYQNILLPSSYQTGQDTLTFAAAASQFTKQISLLTAIRCGEIHPPMLARTLSTLDHMLKGRLNINIISSDLPGTQRDSKTRYEISKEVIQILQQGWTRDQIKFQGKHYQFDLPSDPVKSYQQNGGPLLYFGGISPDARTLCAEFCDVFLMWPETEERLADTMKDLSVRAASFGRTIDFGLRIHLIVRDTEKEARDAAKQLLSKIDIERANDIKHRALDSNSAGVLRQDDLRKSADPDLFIEPMVWSGIGLARSGCGSAIVGTPEQVYEKIQRYIQMGIRAFIFSGYPLIEESKLFAKSVLPKLQTINFAEAQNRKPNGIPVTPLTTGERK; from the coding sequence ATGAATCCGATCCCTAAAGCACCCGCCATTCGATCCGAAAATCCTGCCGTAGAAGTCTCCTGGTTTTGTGACCTTTGTAATGGAGACTATGAATATTTGGGAGTGCCTGATGGTTCATTACGTTCTAGTTTCGAACATTGTTCGGATATCATTCGTTTGGCGGATGAACTCGGATATCAAAACATTCTCCTTCCTTCTTCTTACCAAACAGGCCAAGATACTTTAACTTTTGCCGCAGCTGCATCTCAATTCACAAAACAGATATCTCTCCTAACAGCAATTCGGTGTGGTGAAATCCATCCACCCATGCTTGCAAGGACATTGTCCACCTTAGATCATATGTTAAAAGGAAGGCTGAATATCAATATCATCTCCTCTGACCTTCCTGGAACCCAAAGAGATTCCAAAACAAGGTATGAGATTTCTAAAGAAGTCATCCAGATTTTGCAACAAGGTTGGACTCGGGATCAAATCAAGTTTCAAGGAAAACACTATCAGTTTGATTTGCCTTCAGATCCAGTAAAATCCTACCAACAAAATGGAGGGCCACTCCTTTACTTTGGTGGGATTTCTCCTGATGCCAGAACATTGTGTGCTGAATTTTGTGATGTGTTTTTGATGTGGCCTGAAACAGAAGAAAGACTGGCTGATACAATGAAGGATTTAAGTGTCCGTGCGGCTTCCTTTGGAAGGACAATCGATTTTGGTCTTCGTATTCATTTGATTGTAAGGGATACAGAAAAAGAAGCAAGAGATGCCGCAAAACAATTGTTATCAAAGATTGATATAGAAAGAGCAAATGATATCAAACACAGGGCATTGGATTCTAATTCGGCGGGAGTTCTTCGTCAAGATGACTTGCGAAAGTCTGCTGATCCTGATCTTTTTATTGAACCAATGGTTTGGTCGGGGATTGGTCTTGCTCGTTCTGGATGTGGTTCGGCTATTGTCGGAACACCTGAACAAGTATATGAAAAAATCCAAAGATACATCCAAATGGGGATTCGGGCTTTTATTTTTTCTGGTTATCCTTTAATTGAAGAATCCAAACTATTTGCGAAATCAGTTCTTCCTAAGTTACAAACCATCAACTTTGCCGAAGCGCAAAATCGAAAACCTAATGGAATTCCTGTCACTCCACTCACCACGGGAGAAAGAAAATGA
- a CDS encoding SLC5 family protein, producing the protein MTNQLSAMITSIDFLFFGLTFLLVLGVGMYAGRKESSSSDYFLGGRSLPWWGIAGSLFGTNISANHLVGMLGIGFSVGFAQSHYEFGSIPAIVLLAFVFLPLFRRKKFYTLSQFLQSKFGLGAGKIYSGISLILITIQLTGALYIGARSFLPFIKDTGIQITYTEVVIWIAFTSTIYTWFGGLKSVVYTDVIQTFLILASGLLLAYLSITRPEVGGIFELFAKEESRGDGLSKMNLYLPPNHPTLPWTGALSGLFLLHIFYWNTNQYVVQRTLGGKSLREARLGILVGGLLKLTVPFFSILTGVAAYQIWTSLGETANIAPDEAFSKLVVLVVPFGYGLIGVILAGLLGAIFSSIDSMLHSAATLFTIDFYKPFREKLGKKLGDAEEMKVGRIFLLVFSVLVTVLAILFVDPNSKKNFFIELSNQSSHFTPALLVVFLFGILNIKISSRMICITILITPIFSFLIPVLYSGIAPKSIKQMFGAELNFLHRVFFSFHFALVLLVFTALVQNRQRKNSEVLKEKESSLSKRKQWISMIIQSPNTKSWILFLVLFFALISFRIQIPEYKIYLSISGFFLFVIYSFFITIRKRSPNQSVANLFRKRDEWLYGILLGFTFLFYLWF; encoded by the coding sequence ATGACGAATCAATTATCTGCTATGATAACAAGTATCGACTTTCTATTTTTTGGACTCACCTTCCTTCTCGTTCTGGGCGTCGGAATGTACGCCGGCCGGAAAGAATCCTCCTCTTCCGATTATTTTCTCGGGGGCCGTAGCCTTCCCTGGTGGGGGATCGCTGGATCCCTATTTGGAACCAATATTTCGGCAAACCATTTGGTCGGAATGCTTGGAATTGGATTTTCCGTAGGTTTTGCACAAAGCCACTACGAATTTGGATCAATACCCGCGATTGTTCTCTTGGCTTTTGTTTTTCTACCGCTCTTTCGACGTAAAAAATTCTATACCCTCTCTCAATTTCTCCAGAGCAAATTTGGACTCGGCGCTGGAAAAATCTATTCTGGAATTTCGCTCATCTTAATCACCATCCAACTGACTGGGGCTTTGTACATTGGTGCCCGAAGTTTTCTTCCCTTTATCAAAGATACAGGAATCCAAATCACCTATACAGAAGTTGTCATTTGGATTGCATTTACATCAACCATCTACACATGGTTTGGTGGTTTAAAATCAGTGGTTTACACCGATGTCATCCAAACCTTTCTTATTTTAGCCTCTGGATTACTCCTTGCCTACCTTTCCATCACTAGGCCAGAGGTGGGCGGGATCTTCGAACTTTTTGCCAAAGAAGAAAGTCGCGGTGACGGACTTAGTAAAATGAATTTGTATCTCCCACCAAACCATCCTACACTTCCTTGGACGGGAGCCCTCAGTGGACTTTTTTTGTTACATATTTTTTATTGGAATACCAATCAATATGTCGTACAGCGCACGCTAGGTGGGAAATCCTTAAGGGAAGCAAGACTCGGAATTTTGGTTGGGGGTCTACTCAAACTAACAGTTCCTTTTTTCTCTATCCTTACTGGAGTGGCTGCTTACCAAATTTGGACTTCCCTTGGTGAAACCGCAAACATCGCACCAGACGAAGCTTTCTCCAAGTTGGTTGTGCTTGTAGTTCCATTTGGATATGGGCTAATCGGAGTGATCCTTGCAGGCCTTCTCGGAGCCATTTTTTCCAGCATTGACTCTATGTTACATTCAGCAGCCACACTCTTTACGATTGATTTTTACAAACCATTCCGAGAAAAACTAGGCAAAAAATTAGGCGATGCAGAAGAAATGAAAGTTGGCCGAATCTTTCTTTTGGTTTTTTCGGTATTGGTCACAGTCCTTGCCATTCTCTTTGTGGATCCCAATTCTAAGAAAAATTTCTTTATCGAACTTTCCAACCAAAGTTCTCATTTTACCCCTGCCCTACTTGTAGTTTTTTTATTTGGAATTTTAAATATAAAAATCAGCAGTCGAATGATCTGCATTACAATTCTAATCACACCGATTTTTTCATTTCTGATTCCAGTCCTTTACTCTGGAATTGCACCCAAATCCATCAAACAAATGTTTGGTGCAGAACTCAACTTTTTACATAGAGTTTTTTTTAGTTTTCATTTTGCTCTTGTTTTACTTGTTTTTACGGCCCTGGTTCAAAACAGACAAAGGAAAAATTCGGAAGTTTTGAAAGAAAAGGAAAGTTCCCTTTCAAAACGAAAACAATGGATATCCATGATCATCCAATCCCCAAATACTAAAAGTTGGATTTTGTTTTTGGTTCTATTTTTTGCACTCATTTCCTTCAGAATCCAAATACCGGAATATAAAATATATTTATCCATCTCAGGATTTTTTCTTTTTGTAATTTATTCTTTTTTCATAACAATCCGAAAAAGATCACCAAACCAATCCGTGGCGAATCTCTTTCGAAAACGAGACGAATGGTTGTATGGAATCCTTCTGGGATTTACATTTTTGTTTTACCTCTGGTTTTAA
- a CDS encoding putative immunity protein, translated as MAKKYKFSITTKDNRIMDLLARTDHKTSAQWALDCVERVFFYFENSDCMDYHPKEALNVLKEWIQTGKFSMAAIRKAALDSHAAARKIDTDNETKSVARACGQAVATAHVKTHAIGAANYSAQAVFRANENLDPEISVQKERDWQYNRLLQLLAEP; from the coding sequence ATGGCTAAAAAATATAAATTTAGCATTACGACCAAAGACAATCGAATTATGGATTTACTCGCAAGGACCGACCACAAAACTTCCGCTCAGTGGGCCTTGGATTGTGTGGAACGAGTGTTTTTCTATTTTGAGAATTCCGATTGTATGGATTATCATCCTAAAGAAGCTCTAAATGTATTAAAAGAATGGATCCAAACAGGCAAGTTTAGTATGGCAGCCATACGAAAAGCAGCATTAGATTCCCATGCTGCAGCAAGAAAGATCGACACTGATAACGAAACAAAATCTGTAGCACGAGCTTGCGGACAAGCCGTTGCCACCGCCCATGTAAAAACTCATGCCATAGGTGCTGCCAATTATTCCGCGCAAGCAGTCTTTAGGGCCAACGAAAATCTGGATCCAGAGATTTCTGTCCAAAAAGAAAGGGATTGGCAATACAATCGTTTGTTACAACTATTGGCAGAGCCTTAA
- a CDS encoding rhomboid family intramembrane serine protease, producing MFVFEKANHNFRKPILTLGFIFLTMLTLFFDNYEPYAFTPKKEFGFNLFYSFFFNSSLSEWFTNAVYLYMFADNIEDVVGHFYFFILFIFFGVLANLTYFLFHINSIIPVIGTSGVISGILGMYFVFFPNVKSTMVFEKATFRDIPIFISLSIWILIQSYFYIIELNNQVRSVYGGQVVTFLVGMGFAQIFIRYQFLDRLEQNLRLSTFINKTVLCPSCNKPIPAKKYGRFHCSACDTNFFFDRHGKKFL from the coding sequence ATGTTTGTATTCGAAAAAGCAAATCATAATTTTAGAAAACCAATCTTAACCCTTGGGTTTATTTTTCTCACTATGTTAACGCTGTTTTTCGATAACTACGAACCTTATGCGTTTACACCCAAAAAAGAGTTTGGTTTCAATTTGTTTTATTCATTTTTCTTTAACTCTTCCCTTTCGGAATGGTTTACCAACGCAGTTTATCTATACATGTTCGCTGATAATATAGAAGATGTAGTAGGACATTTCTATTTTTTCATTCTATTTATTTTTTTTGGAGTCTTAGCCAATCTAACCTATTTTTTATTTCATATAAATTCTATCATACCGGTAATCGGAACTTCTGGAGTTATCTCAGGAATTCTTGGTATGTATTTTGTATTTTTTCCTAATGTAAAAAGTACGATGGTATTCGAAAAAGCTACCTTCCGTGATATACCAATCTTTATTAGTCTCAGTATTTGGATTCTCATCCAATCCTATTTCTATATCATTGAATTAAACAACCAAGTGCGGAGTGTTTATGGCGGACAGGTTGTGACCTTTTTAGTAGGTATGGGTTTTGCACAAATCTTTATTCGATACCAATTTTTAGATCGGCTGGAACAGAATCTGCGTCTATCAACTTTCATCAACAAAACGGTTCTTTGCCCTTCCTGTAACAAACCTATCCCAGCCAAAAAATATGGAAGGTTCCATTGTTCCGCCTGTGATACAAATTTCTTTTTCGATCGCCATGGAAAAAAATTTCTATAA